A genomic window from Quercus lobata isolate SW786 chromosome 10, ValleyOak3.0 Primary Assembly, whole genome shotgun sequence includes:
- the LOC115964455 gene encoding egg cell-secreted protein 1.4-like — protein sequence MALKHVIILLALALVLENAIATRSLGVMQGYNIAAMLRNSGELANCCNTLMYLKSCSNEIVSFFINRRGSLDPCCCRVIATISHTCWPAILSSFGFTPTHGVVLQSHCHAASGSTASSASSLILHNSIQLLDDE from the coding sequence ATGGCTTTAAAACATGTGATTATCTTATTGGCCCTTGCTTTAGTCTTAGAGAATGCAATAGCAACAAGGAGCCTAGGAGTTATGCAAGGATACAACATAGCAGCAATGCTTCGAAACTCTGGAGAGCTTGCCAATTGTTGTAACACACTCATGTACCTGAAATCCTGCTCAAATGAGattgtttctttcttcattaACCGTCGAGGCAGTCTTGACCCTTGTTGCTGCCGCGTAATTGCCACCATTAGCCATACTTGTTGGCCAGCcatcctttcttcctttggATTCACACCTACACATGGTGTCGTATTGCAAAGCCATTGTCATGCAGCATCTGGTTCAACTGCGTCTTCTGCTAGCTCTTTGATTCTGCACAATAGCATCCAACTATTAGATGATGAATGA
- the LOC115964456 gene encoding egg cell-secreted protein 1.1-like: protein MAGPLNSPSTLATRLKLDNPNNCWESLFELQSCSGEAILFFLNGETYLGSNCCRAIRIIQRECWPAMMGSLGFTEQEGDILFGYCDASEEDDSTSAQTLPLPSPTPIEG, encoded by the coding sequence ATGGCAGGACCTCTCAACTCTCCCTCAACCCTTGCAACTCGTTTAAAATTGGACAATCCAAATAACTGCTGGGAATCGTTGTTTGAGCTCCAATCATGCAGTGGAGAAGCCATATTATTCTTCCTCAATGGCGAGACCTATCTTGGATCCAACTGTTGCCGTGCCATAAGGATTATACAACGTGAGTGTTGGCCAGCTATGATGGGATCCCTTGGCTTCACTGAGCAAGAGGGTGATATTCTATTTGGTTATTGTGATGCTTCTGAAGAAGATGATAGTACCTCTGCTCAAACATTGCCACTACCGTCACCAACACCAATTGAAGGCTAA
- the LOC115964457 gene encoding egg cell-secreted protein 1.4-like, with translation MASQNLFVLLSLACLLAMTNVTATRDLYIKPGHRLATRPETSSEGLVPCWNAPWELKSCPNEIVVFFLNGQTDIAPDCCRAITIITHHCWPAMLTSLGFTAEEGNILRGYCAAEASVPSTAPPLGLPLPRA, from the coding sequence ATGGCTAGCCaaaatttgtttgtgttactaTCCCTTGCATGTCTCTTGGCAATGACAAATGTGACTGCAACCAGAGACTTGTACATTAAGCCTGGACACAGGCTTGCAACAAGGCCTGAAACCAGTAGTGAAGGCTTAGTCCCTTGCTGGAATGCGCCTTGGGAGCTCAAATCCTGCCCAAATGAGATTGTCGTCTTCTTCCTCAATGGCCAAACCGATATTGCCCCAGATTGTTGCCGTGCCATCACTATCATAACACATCATTGCTGGCCTGCCATGCTCACTTCACTTGGTTTCACAGCTGAGGAAGGCAATATTCTAAGAGGTTATTGTGCTGCAGAAGCCTCAGTTCCTTCTACAGCTCCTCCTCTTGGCTTGCCACTGCCTCGGGCTTAG